A single Anopheles arabiensis isolate DONGOLA chromosome 2, AaraD3, whole genome shotgun sequence DNA region contains:
- the LOC120895435 gene encoding C-type lectin 37Db-like isoform X2: protein MQPNKLVSHCVRWNRMGFVLAVLVLLLSESVIQCATPKALAGNSHDCPNCVEESSAPPRWTMPLLKLGEKRYYLSIFFKANWFKALQYCRFHGMQLASIQTQEENDRLEKYVKDYGLATEHFWTSGTDLAEEGSFFWVSNGRPLSFTNWNAGEPNNFRYENGEEEHCLELWNRDGKGLKWNDTPCSFETYFICEV from the exons ATGCAGCCAAACAAGCTCGTGTCACACTGTGTGCGATGGAATCGGATGGGCTTCGTCCTGgccgtgctggtgctgctgctcagtGAAAGTGTAATTCAGTGTGCAACGCCAAAGGCTCTCGCGGGCAACTCGCACG ACTGTCCGAACTGCGTTGAAGAATCATCTGCACCGCCGCGATGGACTATGCCGCTGCTGAAGCTTGGCGAAAAGCGTTACTATCTCAGCATTTTCTTCAAG GCAAATTGGTTCAAGGCGCTGCAGTACTGTCGGTTCCATGGAATGCAGCTTGCGAGCATACAGACGCAGGAAGAAAACGATCGGTTGGAGAAATACGTAAAGGATTACG GTCTCGCCACCGAACACTTCTGGACCTCCGGTACCGATCTGGCCGAGGAGGGCAGCTTCTTCTGGGTGTCGAACGGTCGACCGCTTTCCTTCACCAACTGGAACGCCGGTGAACCGAACAACTTCCGCTACGAAAACGGCGAGGAGGAGCACTGTCTCGAGCTGTGGAACCGGGACGGCAAGGGTCTGAAATGGAACGACACACCCTGCAGCTTCGAGACGTACTTCATCTGCGAGGTCTAA
- the LOC120896434 gene encoding C-type lectin 37Db-like, with protein MNLMITILIALITVVRGDLSVPKTVDDILQQNPCLCPCKPFEEKEYFIPISRTSDWFGAVAYCHSVGMELAEVLNEDEARAMGEVIAEEESDSDDEFYWIGANDLGVQGTYRWALTGRPVLYSQWAAGEPNHARGENGQQPAERCVAVAMDKYEWNDFQCTQQKPFICQQFRKH; from the exons atgaatttaatgatCACAATTCTAATTGCTCTCATCACAGTGGTTCGTGGTGACCTATCGGTTCCTAAAACTGTGGATG ATATTCTTCAACAAAACCCATGCCTTTGCCCGTGCAAACCATTCGAGGAGAAAGAATACTTCATTCCCATCAGTCGG ACGAGCGACTGGTTTGGTGCCGTTGCCTACTGCCACAGCGTTGGCATGGAGCTGGCCGAGGTGCTGAACGAAGACGAAGCACGAGCCATGGGCGAAGTGATCGCGGAGGAAGAATCCGACTCGGATGACGAGTTTTACTGGATCGGAGCGAATGATCTCGGCGTGCAGGGTACTTACCGGTGGGCATTAACTGGACGGCCAGTGTTGTACAGCCAATGGGCTGCAGGTGAACCGAACCATGCTCGCGGTGAGAATGGCCAACAGCCCGCTGAACGATGCGTCGCTGTTGCGATGGACAAGTACGAGTGGAACGATTTCCAATGTACGCAGCAGAAGCCGTTCATCTGTCAACAGTTCCGAAAACATTGA
- the LOC120894899 gene encoding chitinase-3-like protein 1, protein MAHSVPLWFILLVAACSLLAAVESREVVCYYGSWASGYVASGKFAVENINPALCTQLVYSFYNIKPDGTIVIPNEAAFSEAMILKLNDLKKTNPALKTLAAIGGYNAGTESFSKVAKTPELRTTFARNAAAFLKKYRFDGMDIDWEYPVAADKANFVPFLKELSTAFSPSKYLLTVAVGGTSFEGNDRYDIPAISKVVNSINLMTYDMQGDYGVTRHHAPLKQGPAALDNTDYKQALNAEAVIAYWLSKGAPANKLNLGIPFYGRTFKLTKPTVDGVGAPVSGVGTPGPFTRQAGSLAYYEIFNSSMLTRKQYDSVQVGAFASGGGEWVSYDSVESIGQKCDVIAKYGLGGGMVWSIDMDDFTGKCGPKFALLAALNGCVNRKTPAATPATPSTPGTPSTPGTPSTPVVKTPSGQTEPFVCTRDGYFRDSQNCTMYYRCYNGGRVEHGKCPGGLYFNERLSICDYPSNVKC, encoded by the exons ATGGCTCACTCTGTGCCGCTGTGGTTTATTCTACTGGTAGCTGCCTGTTCCCTGCTGGCAGCAGTCGAAAGCA GAGAAGTCGTGTGCTACTACGGATCCTGGGCCTCGGGTTATGTGGCCAGCGGAAAGTTCGCTGTCGAAAATATCAATCCCGCACTGTGCACGCAGCTCGTCTACTCGTTCTACAACATCAAACCAGACGGAACGATTGTTATTCCCAACGAAGCGGCCTTCTCGGAGGCTATGATCCTCAAGTTGAACGATCTGAAGAAGACCAATCCCGCCCTGAAAACGTTGGCCGCCATCGGTGGCTATAATGCAGGCACCGAAAGCTTCTCCAAGGTAGCCAAAACCCCGGAGCTGCGTACCACATTCGCCCGAAATGCGGCAGCTTTTCTCAAAAAGTATCGATTCGACGGTATGGACATCGATTGGGAGTATCCCGTCGCGGCTGATAAAGCCAACTTTGTGCCGTTTCTAAAAGAGCTTTCGACCGCTTTCTCGCCGAGCAAGTATCTGCTGACGGTGGCAGTTGGTGGTACCAGCTTCGAAGGCAACGATCGGTACGACATTCCGGCCATATCGAAGGTGGTCAACTCCATCAACCTGATGACGTACGACATGCAGGGGGATTATGGCGTCACTCGACATCATGCTCCACTTAAGCAGGGACCGGCCGCACTGGACAATACGGACTACAAGCAGGCGCTGAATGCGGAAGCTGTGATTGCCTATTGGCTAAGTAAGGGTGCGCCTGCAAACAAGCTCAACTTGGGCATTCCCTTCTACGGACGTACCTTCAAGCTGACCAAACCAACCGTGGACGGTGTCGGTGCACCAGTTAGTGGTGTCGGAACTCCAGGTCCATTCACGAGACAGGCAGGATCATTGGCATACTACGAAATTTTTAATTCCTCTATGCTGACCCGCAAACAGTACGATTCCGTACAGGTTGGCGCGTTCGCATCCGGTGGCGGTGAGTGGGTCAGCTACGACAGTGTGGAAAGCATCGGGCAGAAGTGTGACGTGATTGCAAAGTACGGGCTTGGCGGCGGTATGGTGTGGTCGATCGATATGGACGACTTTACGGGGAAGTGTGGTCCCAAGTTTGCGCTGCTAGCTGCACTAAACGGCTGTGTGAACAGAAAAACGCCGGCCGCTACACCTGCTACGCCCAGTACACCCGGTACACCCAGTACACCCGGTACACCCAGTACGCCGGTCGTAAAAACCCCGTCGGGCCAAACCGAACCATTTGTTTGTACACGCGACGGTTACTTCCGCGATTCGCAAAATTGTACAATGTACTATAGATGTTATAACGGGGGCCGGGTGGAACATGGCAAATGTCCGGGTGGATTGTACTTCAACGAGCGACTATCCATCTGCGATTATCCGTCCAATGTGAAATGCTAA
- the LOC120895434 gene encoding uncharacterized protein LOC120895434 isoform X1 gives MVRLVVLLLCVSMATTQKPGNFNFKEKGFKSSQSYDIDPQVLEIQRQNLITQKILQRYLERRLHPGRKPQIRVPSVDEILPKPFSPLASVRDVRQQNQTESDDNGGARYDLFNGQNGRQYNRSEEDGGGGGSSQDEQQYNDEGGDDYREERDLDQYDDLGDESTYDNDRFDIESLQSGESEHVDSFYRDKYYSRQRASQLSAGNSDGLLDLNVLDEDFEDDPELSVLSEITNEIRLRQEAVKEAPQDAGDRGGRVRRQAINSRTSRRGRVTFRETPSITNRVDSRYYTSDDYVDYPTTPRLNKNLRDNYSEYRLLSKSRIAANEPVKPSRPRATTTQTTLARNAARSRNRNTLKSLAYKPNVYNANSRRPTFTLSAYNKAPTRPTNGRRAGSSRGTYKEEEQGRSWNRFGQTTPSTQDWRRKTVSLGSSNIQPSTPALTVTFFLPTDTTVSVVANSKTEISLIKTTTTSIEEICTSCFSLTQGPNGLPVHVLNKEITSFNNDGLFEITKFILSSTPTTTISVSQNTFRGRSTAYSATISTTIYEATPFVQTKGKPADPNSVLSNAPLANILLSQLLLGNLGVAPEPNFIPRPTEFLPDPNRYQVIVTTATDYKTHVKEVVETITQTKSIVLPVTFQGREILTTVYESDVTSTVITSFITETLTIPTTSTIRIQPTTNPADDLSNKLSLLLPLLEERERQNRLLSAIEPTLPVVVTPAPTIAPSATSVSKVYVSGQHPGEFSVSFTTIINT, from the exons GTTTCAAAAGCAGCCAAAGTTACG ACATAGATCCGCAAGTGCTGGAAATACAGCGACAGAACCTGATCACGCAGAAGATCCTCCAGCGCTACCTGGAGCGACGGCTGCATCCGGGCCGTAAGCCACAGATCCGCGTGCCATCGGTGGATGAGATACTTCCGAAGCCGTTCTCCCCGCTAGCGTCCGTACGGGACGTCCGGCAGCAGAACCAAACAGAGTCGGACGATAATGGTGGCGCACGGTACGATCTGTTCAACGGGCAGAACGGCCGGCAGTACAACCGGAGCGAAGAggacggtggtggcggcggcagcagccagGACGAGCAGCAGTACAACGACGAGGGAGGGGACGACTACCGGGAGGAGCGGGACCTGGACCAGTACGACGATCTCGGTGACGAATCGACGTACGACAACGATCGCTTCGACATCGAGTCGCTGCAGTCGGGCGAATCGGAGCACGTGGACTCGTTCTATCGCGACAAGTACTACAGCAGACAGAGAG CATCTCAGCTCTCGG CCGGCAATTCTGATGGGTTGCTAGATTTGAACGTTCTGGATGAAGATTTCGAGGACGATCCCGAGCTGAGCGTGCTGAGCGAGATCACAAACGAAATACGTTTGCGCCAGGAAGCGGTCAAAGAAGCTCCGCAAGATGCCGGAGATCGTGGTGGCCGTGTTAGGCGACAGGCTATCAATAGCCGCACATCCCGGCGCGGTCGAGTGACGTTCCGTGAAACGCCCTCCATTACGAACAGGGTCGACTCACGGTATTACACGTCGGACGACTACGTCGACTATCCGACGACGCCGCGCCTCAACAAGAATCTGCGCGATAACTATTCCGAGTATCGGCTGCTGTCCAAGAGCCGTATTGCCGCCAACGAACCGGTCAAACCGAGTCGGCCACGTGCCACCACGACGCAGACAACGCTCGCGCGGAACGCGGCACGATCGCGCAATCGCAACACGCTAAAATCGCTCGCCTACAAACCGAACGTGTACAATGCCAACAGCCGGCGGCCCACGTTTACGCTTTCGGCGTACAATAAGGCACCGACCCGGCCGACCAACGGGCGTCGCGCGGGAAGCTCCCGAGGAACGTACAAGGAAGAGGAGCAGGGTCGTAGCTGGAACCGTTTCGGGCAGACCACACCCTCGACACAGGACTGGCGCCGGAAGACGGTGAGCCTTGGCAGCTCCAACATTCAGCCCAGTACGCCGGCACTGACCGTAACGTTCTTCCTGCCGACGGACACGACCGTTTCGGTCGTAGCCAACTCCAAGACGGAGATCAGTCTTatcaaaaccaccaccaccagcatcgaGGAGATCTGCACGTCCTGCTTTTCGCTGACGCAGGGCCCGAATGGGCTGCCCGTGCACGTACTGAACAAGGAGATTACGTCCTTCAACAATGACGGTCTGTTCGAGATCACCAAGTTCATTCTCAGCTCGACACCAACGACTACGATCTCGGTTTCGCAGAACACGTTCCGCGGCCGCTCGACGGCCTATTCGGCCACCATCTCGACCACAATCTACGAGGCAACGCCGTTCGTACAAACCAAGGGCAAACCGGCCGACCCAAACTCGGTGCTGTCGAATGCACCGCTCGCCAACATTCTGCTCTctcagctgctgctcggcaATCTGGGTGTAGCGCCCGAGCCTAACTTTATCCCCAGGCCGACGGAATTCCTGCCCGACCCGAACCGCTACCAGGTCATCGTGACCACGGCGACTGACTACAAGACGCACGTGAAGGAGGTGGTCGAAACGATCACGCAGACGAAATCGATCGTACTGCCGGTCACGTTCCAGGGGCGCGAGATCCTTACCACGGTGTACGAAAGTGACGTCACCAGCACGGTGATAACGTCGTTCATTACCGAGACACTTACCATCCCGACAACCTCTACCATACGCATTCAGCCGACCACAAACCCGGCGGACGATTTGTCGAACAAGCTGAGTCTGCTGCTGCCCCTGCTGGAGGAACGGGAACGGCAGAATCGCCTGCTGTCGGCGATTGAGCCTACGTTGCCGGTCGTTGTTACGCCGGCCCCAACGATCGCGCCCTCAGCAACCAGCGTGTCGAAGGTGTACGTGTCCGGGCAGCATCCGGGCGAGTTCAGTGTGTCCTTTACCACCATCATTAACACGTAA
- the LOC120896305 gene encoding brahma-associated protein of 60 kDa-like has protein sequence MSQRFPAANVNAGPVSQRYPASPGQNNQPPVMRPYGPGNNFSPRAYTPPPQMGGGGGPAQNQHQRPMQPGFQGGSMRGSPMSASSGGKRNAESRASMNQAQQKNDYSVKKKKKLADKILPQKVRDLVPESQAYMDLLAFERKLDATIMRKRLDIQEALKRPMKQKRKLRIFISNTFYPSKDGSEGDANPDGSVASWELRVEGRLLEDNKSDPTKIKRKFSSFFKSLVIELDKDLYGPDNHLVEWHRTHSTQETDGFQVKRPGDRNVRCTILLLLDYQPLQFKLDPRLARLLGVHTQTRPVIISALWQYIKTHKLQDAHEREYIACDKYLEQIFGCPRMKFAEIPQRLNPLLHPPDPIVINHVITVEGGLENKQTACYDIDVEVDDTLKNQMNTFLLSTASQQEIQTLDGKIHDTVETINQLKTNREFFLSFAKDPQTFIQKWIVSQTRDLKAMTDIVGNPEEERRAEFYHQPWTQEAVSRYFFTKVNQKRAELEQALGIRNS, from the exons ATGTCGCAGCGATTCCCTGCGGCCAACGTGAATGCCGGTCCAGTCTCGCAGCGTTATCCTGCTTCACCGGGCCAAAATAATCAGCCGCCCGTGATGCGTCCATACGGACCGGGTAACAATTTTTCG CCCCGTGCGTACACTCCACCACCGCAGATGGGAGGTGGCGGTGGGCCGGCTCAAAATCAGCATCAACGCCCGATGCAACCCGGCTTCCAGGGCGGCAGCATGCGGGGCTCACCAATGTCCGCCTCTTCCGGAGGAAAGCGAAATGCCGAGAGCCGTGCCTCTATGAACCAGGCTCAGCAGAAAAA TGATTAttcggtaaaaaaaaagaaaaagcttgcAGACAAAATTCTGCCACAAAAGGTGCGCGACCTAGTACCCGAGTCACAGGCGTACATGGACTTGCTGGCGTTCGAACGCAAACTGGATGCGACCATCATGCGCAAACGGTTGGACATCCAGGAGGCACTGAAGCGCCCGATGAAGCAGAAGCGCAAGCTGCGTATCTTCATCTCGAACACGTTCTACCCGAGCAAGGACGGCAGCGAGGGTGACGCCAACCCGGACGGTTCCGTTGCGTCCTGGGAGCTGCGCGTGGAGGGCCGTCTGCTGGAGGACAACAAATCCGACCCGACCAAGATAAAGCGCAAGTTTTCCAGCTTCTTCAAATCGCTCGTCATTGAGCTGGACAAGGATCTGTACGGGCCGGACAATCATCTGGTCGAGTGGCACCGTACGCACTCCACGCAGGAAACGGACGGGTTTCAGGTGAAGCGTCCGGGTGACCGGAATGTGCGCTGCacgattctgctgctgctcgattaTCAACCGCTGCAGTTTAAGCTCGATCCACGGCTCGCCCGTTTGCTGGGCgtgcacacacagacgcgTCCGGTCATTATATCCGCTCTGTGGCAGTACATCAAGACGCACAAGCTGCAGGACGCCCACGAGCGAGAGTACATTGCGTGTGACAAGTATTTGGAACAGATTTTCGGCTGTCCGCGCATGAAGTTCGCTGAGATTCCGCAGCGCCTGAACCCGCTGCTGCATCCGCCCGATCCGATCGTGATCAACCACGTGATAACGGTCGAGGGTGGGCTGGAAAACAAGCAAACCGCCTGCTACGACATCGACGTGGAGGTGGACGACACGCTCAAGAATCAGATGAACACGTTCCTGCTCAGCACGGCCAGCCAGCAGGAGATACAGACGCTCGACGGCAAGATCCACGACACGGTCGAGACGATCAATCAGCTGAAAACGAATCGCGAGTTCTTCCTCAGCTTCGCCAAGGATCCGCAAACGTTCATACAGAAGTGGATCGTGTCGCAAACCCGTGACCTCAAGGCGATGACGGACATCGTCGGCAATCCGGAGGAGGAGCGGCGGGCCGAATTCTACCACCAGCCGTGGACACAGGAGGCCGTTTCGCGGTACTTCTTCACCAAGGTGAACCAGAAGCGGGCCGAGCTGGAGCAGGCTCTCGGCATCCGGAACTCTTAA
- the LOC120895434 gene encoding uncharacterized protein LOC120895434 isoform X2 has translation MVRLVVLLLCVSMATTQKPGNFNFKEKDIDPQVLEIQRQNLITQKILQRYLERRLHPGRKPQIRVPSVDEILPKPFSPLASVRDVRQQNQTESDDNGGARYDLFNGQNGRQYNRSEEDGGGGGSSQDEQQYNDEGGDDYREERDLDQYDDLGDESTYDNDRFDIESLQSGESEHVDSFYRDKYYSRQRASQLSAGNSDGLLDLNVLDEDFEDDPELSVLSEITNEIRLRQEAVKEAPQDAGDRGGRVRRQAINSRTSRRGRVTFRETPSITNRVDSRYYTSDDYVDYPTTPRLNKNLRDNYSEYRLLSKSRIAANEPVKPSRPRATTTQTTLARNAARSRNRNTLKSLAYKPNVYNANSRRPTFTLSAYNKAPTRPTNGRRAGSSRGTYKEEEQGRSWNRFGQTTPSTQDWRRKTVSLGSSNIQPSTPALTVTFFLPTDTTVSVVANSKTEISLIKTTTTSIEEICTSCFSLTQGPNGLPVHVLNKEITSFNNDGLFEITKFILSSTPTTTISVSQNTFRGRSTAYSATISTTIYEATPFVQTKGKPADPNSVLSNAPLANILLSQLLLGNLGVAPEPNFIPRPTEFLPDPNRYQVIVTTATDYKTHVKEVVETITQTKSIVLPVTFQGREILTTVYESDVTSTVITSFITETLTIPTTSTIRIQPTTNPADDLSNKLSLLLPLLEERERQNRLLSAIEPTLPVVVTPAPTIAPSATSVSKVYVSGQHPGEFSVSFTTIINT, from the exons ACATAGATCCGCAAGTGCTGGAAATACAGCGACAGAACCTGATCACGCAGAAGATCCTCCAGCGCTACCTGGAGCGACGGCTGCATCCGGGCCGTAAGCCACAGATCCGCGTGCCATCGGTGGATGAGATACTTCCGAAGCCGTTCTCCCCGCTAGCGTCCGTACGGGACGTCCGGCAGCAGAACCAAACAGAGTCGGACGATAATGGTGGCGCACGGTACGATCTGTTCAACGGGCAGAACGGCCGGCAGTACAACCGGAGCGAAGAggacggtggtggcggcggcagcagccagGACGAGCAGCAGTACAACGACGAGGGAGGGGACGACTACCGGGAGGAGCGGGACCTGGACCAGTACGACGATCTCGGTGACGAATCGACGTACGACAACGATCGCTTCGACATCGAGTCGCTGCAGTCGGGCGAATCGGAGCACGTGGACTCGTTCTATCGCGACAAGTACTACAGCAGACAGAGAG CATCTCAGCTCTCGG CCGGCAATTCTGATGGGTTGCTAGATTTGAACGTTCTGGATGAAGATTTCGAGGACGATCCCGAGCTGAGCGTGCTGAGCGAGATCACAAACGAAATACGTTTGCGCCAGGAAGCGGTCAAAGAAGCTCCGCAAGATGCCGGAGATCGTGGTGGCCGTGTTAGGCGACAGGCTATCAATAGCCGCACATCCCGGCGCGGTCGAGTGACGTTCCGTGAAACGCCCTCCATTACGAACAGGGTCGACTCACGGTATTACACGTCGGACGACTACGTCGACTATCCGACGACGCCGCGCCTCAACAAGAATCTGCGCGATAACTATTCCGAGTATCGGCTGCTGTCCAAGAGCCGTATTGCCGCCAACGAACCGGTCAAACCGAGTCGGCCACGTGCCACCACGACGCAGACAACGCTCGCGCGGAACGCGGCACGATCGCGCAATCGCAACACGCTAAAATCGCTCGCCTACAAACCGAACGTGTACAATGCCAACAGCCGGCGGCCCACGTTTACGCTTTCGGCGTACAATAAGGCACCGACCCGGCCGACCAACGGGCGTCGCGCGGGAAGCTCCCGAGGAACGTACAAGGAAGAGGAGCAGGGTCGTAGCTGGAACCGTTTCGGGCAGACCACACCCTCGACACAGGACTGGCGCCGGAAGACGGTGAGCCTTGGCAGCTCCAACATTCAGCCCAGTACGCCGGCACTGACCGTAACGTTCTTCCTGCCGACGGACACGACCGTTTCGGTCGTAGCCAACTCCAAGACGGAGATCAGTCTTatcaaaaccaccaccaccagcatcgaGGAGATCTGCACGTCCTGCTTTTCGCTGACGCAGGGCCCGAATGGGCTGCCCGTGCACGTACTGAACAAGGAGATTACGTCCTTCAACAATGACGGTCTGTTCGAGATCACCAAGTTCATTCTCAGCTCGACACCAACGACTACGATCTCGGTTTCGCAGAACACGTTCCGCGGCCGCTCGACGGCCTATTCGGCCACCATCTCGACCACAATCTACGAGGCAACGCCGTTCGTACAAACCAAGGGCAAACCGGCCGACCCAAACTCGGTGCTGTCGAATGCACCGCTCGCCAACATTCTGCTCTctcagctgctgctcggcaATCTGGGTGTAGCGCCCGAGCCTAACTTTATCCCCAGGCCGACGGAATTCCTGCCCGACCCGAACCGCTACCAGGTCATCGTGACCACGGCGACTGACTACAAGACGCACGTGAAGGAGGTGGTCGAAACGATCACGCAGACGAAATCGATCGTACTGCCGGTCACGTTCCAGGGGCGCGAGATCCTTACCACGGTGTACGAAAGTGACGTCACCAGCACGGTGATAACGTCGTTCATTACCGAGACACTTACCATCCCGACAACCTCTACCATACGCATTCAGCCGACCACAAACCCGGCGGACGATTTGTCGAACAAGCTGAGTCTGCTGCTGCCCCTGCTGGAGGAACGGGAACGGCAGAATCGCCTGCTGTCGGCGATTGAGCCTACGTTGCCGGTCGTTGTTACGCCGGCCCCAACGATCGCGCCCTCAGCAACCAGCGTGTCGAAGGTGTACGTGTCCGGGCAGCATCCGGGCGAGTTCAGTGTGTCCTTTACCACCATCATTAACACGTAA
- the LOC120896433 gene encoding uncharacterized protein LOC120896433 — MQISNIFVSSIGISLVCLIVSTHGYRATTAREMITQNLCVCPCGNPRGGKLYTTPNLRLNWFDAVSYCSSIGMSIATIKDTNERQLLQLHLDGDRRLTRSQKRSKIPYWIGANSLIAGQGLRWGLTDQEVKESAEWADGVAPANNRVEPFCVYIQGSTMSWVATSCDDEPRQFICEY, encoded by the exons ATGCAGATCTCAAACATATTTGTTAGCAGCATTGGGATTAGCCTCGTTTGTCTAATCGTTTCTACGCACGGGTACAGGGCTACTACAGCGCGCG AAATGATTACCCAAAACCTGTGCGTTTGTCCGTGCGGCAATCCAAGAGGAGGAAAGCTGTACACCACGCCAAATTTACGT TTGAATTGGTTCGATGCCGTGTCCTACTGCAGCTCGATCGGAATGTCGATCGCTACGATAAAGGATACCAACGAGCGCCAATTATTGCAGCTTCATCTGGACGGAGATCGAAGACTGACACGATCgcagaaaagaagcaaaatacCGTACTGGATCGGAGCGAATAGTTTGATCGCCGGACAGGGGCTTCGATGGGGTCTCACTGATCAGGAGGTGAAAGAATCTGCTGAGTGGGCTGATGGGGTAGCGCCGGCCAATAATAGAGTGGAGCCATTCTGTGTTTATATACAGGGCTCTACAATGAGCTGGGTTGCGACCTCTTGCGATGATGAACCGAGACAATTTATTTGTGAATATTAG
- the LOC120895435 gene encoding C-type lectin 37Db-like isoform X1: MQPNKLVSHCVRWNRMGFVLAVLVLLLSESVIQCATPKALAGNSHGTNCPNCVEESSAPPRWTMPLLKLGEKRYYLSIFFKANWFKALQYCRFHGMQLASIQTQEENDRLEKYVKDYGLATEHFWTSGTDLAEEGSFFWVSNGRPLSFTNWNAGEPNNFRYENGEEEHCLELWNRDGKGLKWNDTPCSFETYFICEV, translated from the exons ATGCAGCCAAACAAGCTCGTGTCACACTGTGTGCGATGGAATCGGATGGGCTTCGTCCTGgccgtgctggtgctgctgctcagtGAAAGTGTAATTCAGTGTGCAACGCCAAAGGCTCTCGCGGGCAACTCGCACGGTACCA ACTGTCCGAACTGCGTTGAAGAATCATCTGCACCGCCGCGATGGACTATGCCGCTGCTGAAGCTTGGCGAAAAGCGTTACTATCTCAGCATTTTCTTCAAG GCAAATTGGTTCAAGGCGCTGCAGTACTGTCGGTTCCATGGAATGCAGCTTGCGAGCATACAGACGCAGGAAGAAAACGATCGGTTGGAGAAATACGTAAAGGATTACG GTCTCGCCACCGAACACTTCTGGACCTCCGGTACCGATCTGGCCGAGGAGGGCAGCTTCTTCTGGGTGTCGAACGGTCGACCGCTTTCCTTCACCAACTGGAACGCCGGTGAACCGAACAACTTCCGCTACGAAAACGGCGAGGAGGAGCACTGTCTCGAGCTGTGGAACCGGGACGGCAAGGGTCTGAAATGGAACGACACACCCTGCAGCTTCGAGACGTACTTCATCTGCGAGGTCTAA